A region from the Chlamydiota bacterium genome encodes:
- a CDS encoding type II toxin-antitoxin system PemK/MazF family toxin, which produces MSSYVPHKGDWVILSFDPQAGHEQRGRRPALIVSNDLFNQATGFAIACPITNTDRKIPFHVKIHPPSLLTGFVMVDQVKSIDYRSRRVKYIERAPEVLLEEVLSILDASLF; this is translated from the coding sequence ATGTCGAGCTATGTGCCCCACAAGGGTGATTGGGTCATACTGTCATTCGATCCCCAAGCAGGCCATGAACAGAGAGGACGAAGACCCGCACTGATTGTAAGCAATGATTTATTTAATCAAGCTACTGGTTTTGCCATCGCTTGTCCCATTACAAACACAGATCGTAAAATTCCATTTCACGTCAAAATCCATCCCCCTTCTTTACTCACAGGTTTTGTGATGGTAGACCAAGTAAAATCAATCGATTATCGAAGCCGAAGGGTGAAATACATTGAACGAGCACCAGAGGTATTGCTAGAGGAAGTATTAAGTATTTTAGATGCCAGTCTCTTCTAA
- a CDS encoding DUF1957 domain-containing protein, whose translation MEKGYLSLVLHAHLPFVRHPEYEYFLEENWLYEAITETYIPLIDVFNGLVRDGVDFRMTLTLSPTLVAMLSDPLLQYRYLKHIQKLIELANKEVERTRWQPDFHELALMYYWKFTRAKEVFAHHYQNNILQAFKNLQDIGKLEIVTCAATHGFLPLMGVNANGMKAIRAQVKIAVEQYEKHFGRRPRGIWLPECGYASGIDEILREAGLKFFFVETHGILHASPRPKHGVFAPIYCPSGVAAFARDLESSKQVWSAIEGYPGDYEYRDFYRDIGFDLDFDYVKPYITPDGKRVHTGIKYHRITGPSADKKTYSPSNATERAAHHAGNFMFNRQNQVEFLSGLMDRKPIIVAPYDAELFGHWWYEGPEWLNFLIRKIYYDQTTFKLIQPMEYLDAYPTHQVSTPSMSTWGYRGFNEVWLNGTNDWIYRHLHQATDRMVELANREASSNGLTGRAIRQAARELLLAQSSDWAFIMKTGTMVDYAVKRTKEHLLKFNDLYQQISETRVNETFLNEIESQDNIFPELNYQVYS comes from the coding sequence ATGGAAAAAGGCTATTTATCTCTTGTTTTACATGCGCATTTGCCGTTTGTTCGCCATCCGGAGTATGAGTATTTTCTGGAGGAGAACTGGCTTTATGAGGCAATCACAGAGACTTACATCCCGCTCATTGACGTTTTTAATGGTCTCGTGCGGGATGGAGTTGATTTTCGAATGACCCTGACGCTTTCCCCAACGCTAGTTGCAATGCTCTCAGATCCTCTTCTTCAGTATCGTTATTTGAAACACATTCAAAAATTAATCGAGCTTGCTAATAAAGAGGTGGAGCGTACCCGCTGGCAGCCTGATTTTCATGAGTTGGCTTTGATGTATTACTGGAAGTTCACGAGGGCGAAAGAAGTTTTTGCCCATCATTATCAAAATAATATTCTTCAGGCGTTTAAAAATCTGCAGGATATTGGAAAGCTTGAGATTGTGACGTGTGCAGCCACGCATGGATTTCTTCCTCTCATGGGAGTGAATGCCAATGGAATGAAGGCCATTCGAGCCCAGGTCAAAATTGCTGTTGAACAGTATGAGAAACATTTTGGAAGACGACCTCGGGGGATTTGGCTTCCCGAATGTGGTTATGCCTCTGGGATTGATGAAATTTTGAGAGAGGCAGGTCTTAAATTTTTCTTTGTCGAAACGCATGGAATTTTACATGCCTCTCCTCGCCCCAAGCATGGGGTTTTTGCTCCGATTTATTGCCCATCAGGTGTGGCTGCTTTTGCACGTGATCTGGAGTCTTCAAAGCAGGTTTGGAGTGCGATCGAAGGCTATCCAGGGGATTATGAATACCGTGACTTCTATCGAGACATTGGTTTTGATTTAGATTTTGATTATGTCAAACCTTATATTACCCCCGATGGGAAAAGGGTTCATACCGGGATTAAATATCACCGCATTACAGGTCCGTCAGCAGATAAAAAAACTTATTCTCCCTCGAATGCGACGGAAAGGGCGGCTCATCATGCGGGTAATTTTATGTTTAATCGTCAGAATCAGGTTGAATTTCTTTCTGGTTTAATGGACCGAAAGCCGATTATCGTGGCCCCGTATGACGCTGAGCTTTTTGGGCATTGGTGGTATGAAGGACCCGAGTGGCTCAATTTTCTAATTCGAAAAATATATTATGATCAGACGACCTTTAAGTTGATTCAGCCGATGGAGTATTTAGATGCCTATCCCACCCATCAAGTTTCAACCCCTTCCATGTCCACGTGGGGATATAGGGGGTTTAATGAGGTTTGGCTGAATGGAACGAACGATTGGATTTATCGTCATCTTCATCAGGCCACCGATCGTATGGTTGAATTGGCCAATCGAGAGGCTTCCTCGAATGGTTTGACCGGTCGGGCGATTCGCCAGGCTGCTCGTGAGCTTCTTTTAGCGCAGTCGAGCGATTGGGCCTTTATCATGAAAACGGGAACGATGGTCGATTATGCGGTTAAAAGAACGAAAGAACATCTTCTCAAGTTTAATGATCTCTATCAGCAGATCTCTGAAACCAGAGTGAACGAAACCTTTTTGAATGAGATAGAATCACAGGATAATATTTTCCCAGAATTAAATTATCAGGTGTATTCTTAA
- a CDS encoding 1-acyl-sn-glycerol-3-phosphate acyltransferase, protein MAKILRRIPVAHAQCYWWASSLIRLNPYWKLRVRGLENIDRNQTYVIVANHQSLADIIVLYKTKMQFKWVAKDVLFKLPLVGWCLKIAKHIQLSRGNYSSIKKSYHEAEEWLRNGISVLFFPEGTRSTTEQMNKFQNGAFKLALQEKKPILPIAINGTRDAIPKGDWLFKTKVLGTLHVLKPIDTCCFEVHEFNRLKNIVRLELEKEETLNERSTILTH, encoded by the coding sequence ATGGCCAAGATCTTGCGTCGAATTCCAGTAGCGCATGCTCAATGCTATTGGTGGGCCAGCAGTCTTATTCGGTTAAACCCCTACTGGAAACTTCGTGTCAGAGGTCTTGAAAATATTGATCGGAATCAAACCTATGTGATCGTGGCCAATCACCAGAGTTTGGCAGATATCATCGTTCTATATAAAACCAAGATGCAATTCAAATGGGTTGCAAAAGACGTTCTCTTTAAATTACCGCTCGTCGGTTGGTGTCTCAAAATCGCAAAACATATTCAACTTTCACGGGGAAATTATTCAAGCATCAAAAAGTCCTACCATGAGGCTGAGGAATGGCTGAGGAATGGGATATCCGTCCTTTTTTTTCCAGAAGGAACTCGTAGCACCACCGAACAAATGAACAAATTTCAAAATGGTGCTTTTAAACTTGCCCTTCAGGAAAAAAAACCTATTCTACCCATTGCCATTAACGGTACGAGAGACGCTATTCCTAAGGGAGACTGGCTTTTTAAAACAAAAGTCTTGGGCACGTTGCACGTGCTTAAACCGATCGACACCTGTTGCTTTGAAGTTCATGAATTTAACCGCCTTAAAAATATAGTTCGTCTAGAATTAGAAAAAGAAGAAACGCTGAATGAACGCTCCACAATCTTGACACATTGA
- a CDS encoding phosphatase PAP2 family protein, whose protein sequence is MEFFAHWDQAVFYSINHLQNPFLDALSLWVVETRQLTWLVLMILFTFLSKRKDRWRIAIVGILLLVSVDFLTHLFLKPFFHRLRPCHVLQNVILRVPCPASASFPSGHVFDIFTLAVFFGFYYPKWIGTLSLVTILVSLSRIYIGVHYPLDVLGSAALGTLAAFLGRMIEKKLKRKQS, encoded by the coding sequence ATGGAATTTTTTGCACATTGGGACCAGGCAGTTTTTTATTCGATTAATCATCTTCAAAATCCTTTTTTGGACGCCTTATCTCTTTGGGTGGTAGAAACAAGACAACTCACCTGGCTTGTCCTTATGATCCTATTCACCTTTCTTTCAAAAAGAAAAGATCGCTGGAGAATTGCTATTGTTGGAATTCTTCTTCTGGTAAGCGTTGACTTTCTTACACACCTTTTTCTGAAGCCTTTTTTCCACAGACTTCGACCCTGTCATGTCCTTCAGAACGTTATTTTGAGGGTCCCCTGCCCTGCTTCAGCCTCATTTCCATCAGGCCACGTTTTCGACATTTTTACCCTGGCCGTATTTTTCGGTTTTTATTACCCAAAATGGATTGGGACCTTGAGCTTGGTGACGATCCTGGTGAGTCTCTCAAGGATTTATATTGGAGTTCACTATCCCTTGGATGTTTTAGGAAGCGCCGCTTTAGGAACTCTAGCAGCGTTTTTAGGAAGAATGATCGAGAAGAAATTAAAACGAAAACAGTCTTAA
- a CDS encoding transcriptional regulator/antitoxin, MazE translates to MVTKIQKWGNSQGLRVSKDVLEKAHITIGDQVDIRVKKYGILIRPVHQVRGKYNLRELVRQMPKGYKPTREVWNKPTGEEVW, encoded by the coding sequence ATGGTGACCAAAATTCAAAAATGGGGAAATAGTCAAGGTCTTCGTGTCAGCAAAGATGTGCTTGAAAAAGCCCATATTACCATTGGAGATCAAGTGGATATTAGAGTCAAGAAGTATGGTATTCTCATTCGACCGGTTCATCAAGTACGCGGGAAATACAATTTGAGAGAACTCGTGCGTCAAATGCCCAAAGGTTATAAACCGACTCGCGAAGTATGGAATAAACCTACGGGTGAGGAAGTTTGGTAA